A DNA window from Candidatus Sulfidibacterium hydrothermale contains the following coding sequences:
- a CDS encoding FG-GAP repeat domain-containing protein — MFKKLLFPFLFFLGLQLQAQTFTDIQARLTGVSGSACNWIDYDQDGDLDVMVTGEFYKGSHHFISTEFYRNDRHDHFTRIITPVKNVYRGAFDWADEDLDGDEDLFITGEDVNGRSIALLYLNNKRTSQFIPVNVGIPGLKDGSVQWGDFDGDGDPDLLLTGESANGPVTWIYRNDRHNHFTRIHAGLPGVHFGTAKWADIDQDGDLDVLVTGTLASGKYITAIFVNQNGKFTRLPVNFIPLSLSNAAFADEDLDGDLDFVICGETQDGRFVTKLYKNDGDGNFSLAFPGLIGVRTGSVAWGDFDHDGDPDLLITGEAASGPVSRIFRNDRNDVFTDIHAGLIGLYMSDGHFGDYDNDGDLDVIISGMSSQYGFYTKIYRNDPIRVDTSRKAAVSPSNTGIFTYNTKVPPMAKNIYFYVYASCYCDLYGTGKKDYHVFFGPVKKQTYEYELQRKFNKIIRKEFPFWVQFNQADIIQNGFPTRAQAEKSRSIAIREYKSKGFKIHFLEW; from the coding sequence ATGTTTAAAAAACTGCTTTTTCCGTTTTTATTCTTTTTGGGACTGCAACTTCAGGCACAAACTTTTACCGATATTCAGGCCCGGTTGACCGGCGTGAGTGGCAGTGCCTGCAATTGGATTGATTATGATCAGGACGGTGATCTAGATGTAATGGTAACCGGAGAATTCTACAAAGGATCCCATCATTTCATTAGTACAGAATTTTATCGCAATGACCGGCACGACCATTTTACCCGGATTATCACGCCGGTAAAAAATGTCTACCGAGGCGCATTCGACTGGGCAGATGAAGATTTGGACGGAGATGAAGACCTGTTCATCACCGGCGAAGACGTCAACGGACGCAGTATAGCTTTGCTTTATCTTAATAACAAACGGACATCCCAGTTTATTCCTGTAAATGTGGGTATTCCCGGATTGAAAGACGGTTCGGTGCAATGGGGCGATTTTGACGGCGACGGCGACCCCGATTTGCTGCTTACCGGCGAAAGCGCCAACGGACCGGTAACCTGGATTTACCGAAACGACCGGCACAATCATTTTACCCGGATTCATGCCGGTTTGCCCGGCGTACATTTCGGCACAGCCAAATGGGCAGATATCGATCAGGATGGTGATTTGGATGTTCTTGTTACCGGCACACTGGCATCCGGAAAATATATTACCGCCATCTTTGTCAACCAAAACGGAAAATTTACCCGTCTTCCGGTCAATTTCATTCCACTGAGCTTAAGCAACGCTGCTTTTGCCGATGAAGACCTGGATGGGGATCTGGACTTCGTGATTTGCGGAGAAACCCAGGACGGACGCTTTGTTACCAAGCTGTATAAAAATGACGGGGACGGAAACTTTTCTCTTGCTTTTCCGGGACTGATCGGCGTACGCACCGGTTCGGTGGCCTGGGGTGATTTTGATCACGACGGCGATCCCGACTTGCTTATAACCGGAGAAGCAGCCAGTGGCCCGGTTTCACGCATTTTCCGGAATGACCGCAATGATGTATTTACCGACATCCATGCCGGCTTGATCGGTCTTTATATGAGTGATGGACATTTTGGTGATTATGATAATGATGGTGATTTAGATGTTATCATTTCCGGAATGTCTTCACAATACGGATTTTACACTAAAATTTACCGTAACGATCCTATTCGCGTAGACACCAGCCGGAAAGCAGCCGTTTCGCCTTCCAATACCGGCATTTTTACCTACAATACCAAAGTGCCACCCATGGCCAAAAACATCTACTTTTATGTGTATGCTTCGTGCTATTGTGATCTTTACGGTACAGGAAAAAAAGATTATCATGTCTTCTTCGGTCCGGTAAAAAAACAAACTTACGAATACGAATTACAAAGAAAATTCAATAAAATTATCCGGAAAGAGTTTCCGTTCTGGGTACAGTTTAATCAGGCTGATATTATCCAAAACGGATTTCCCACCCGTGCACAAGCTGAAAAATCGAGAAGCATTGCCATTCGGGAATACAAATCAAAAGGATTTAAGATCCATTTTCTGGAGTGGTAA
- a CDS encoding OstA-like protein, translating into MYKKNLQQSVHISWRFLLPVLLFWLISTAGFAQRKTRIHILHADHYYYNARFNKNITQLIGHVRLKQDSTLFICDSAYLNDKVRNLDAFGHVHINVNDTLNIYGDRLHYNGKTRIGELFGHVKLEDPKAVLTTEHLVYNRITGIAFYDVGGTIVSDSNVLKSQRGDYDTRNKIFYFKKNVVLTNPDQVTHADTLIYHTITRTAYFKGPTLIQGNHSTVQCVDGWYNTISGMVQMRKRPEIASGEQQLTADSIYYNNHTGFGRAMGSIQVLDTLHSLLIKGRLAEIWNNRGVTFVTDSAVAITYDQQDSMFLHADTLWVYFDRKHHAKKMLAYHSVRFYRTDLQGMCDSLAYAVSDSTIRLYHTPVLWTGKNQLTADSIFIVTHNNQLDSLTMFNTAFIISSDTLDNYNQIKGRNMTGYFHHNQIYKVKVDGNAQSVYWVRGDDKHLIGINKAEASYMVIKVKNNQIKAINYVEQASETMYPEKDLPPEGRILKGFSWMGKWRPRSKYDIFRKQE; encoded by the coding sequence TTGTACAAAAAAAATTTGCAGCAGTCTGTCCACATATCCTGGCGGTTTCTTTTGCCTGTTTTACTGTTCTGGCTTATCTCTACAGCCGGTTTTGCCCAGCGTAAAACCCGCATTCACATCCTGCATGCCGACCATTATTACTATAACGCCCGTTTTAACAAGAACATCACACAACTTATTGGTCATGTACGGCTCAAACAAGACTCTACTCTCTTTATTTGCGATAGTGCTTATCTTAATGATAAAGTCCGTAATCTTGATGCTTTTGGTCATGTACACATCAATGTAAATGATACGCTGAATATTTATGGCGACCGGTTACACTACAACGGAAAGACCCGTATCGGAGAACTTTTTGGTCATGTTAAACTGGAAGATCCGAAAGCTGTATTAACTACAGAGCATCTTGTATATAACCGGATAACCGGCATTGCTTTTTATGATGTGGGAGGAACCATTGTGTCAGACTCCAATGTTTTAAAAAGCCAGCGGGGAGATTATGATACCCGGAACAAAATCTTTTATTTCAAAAAAAATGTGGTGCTTACCAATCCTGACCAGGTAACCCATGCCGACACACTAATCTATCATACCATTACCCGAACGGCCTATTTCAAAGGGCCTACCCTGATTCAAGGAAACCACAGCACCGTACAATGTGTAGACGGCTGGTACAATACCATTTCCGGAATGGTTCAAATGCGAAAAAGACCGGAAATTGCCAGCGGCGAACAACAATTAACAGCCGACAGTATCTATTACAACAATCACACCGGTTTCGGGCGTGCCATGGGAAGTATTCAGGTATTGGACACGCTGCACAGTTTGCTTATCAAAGGCCGGCTGGCTGAAATCTGGAATAACCGCGGGGTGACTTTTGTTACCGACAGTGCCGTAGCCATTACTTACGACCAACAAGACTCCATGTTTTTGCATGCCGATACCTTGTGGGTTTATTTTGACCGGAAACACCACGCAAAAAAAATGCTGGCTTACCACTCGGTACGGTTTTACCGTACCGATCTGCAGGGAATGTGCGATTCACTGGCTTATGCTGTCAGCGATTCTACTATCCGGCTTTATCACACACCGGTCTTATGGACCGGAAAAAATCAGTTAACCGCCGATTCCATTTTTATTGTTACCCACAACAACCAGCTCGATTCGCTTACCATGTTTAATACCGCTTTCATTATTTCTTCTGATACGCTGGACAACTATAATCAGATCAAAGGCCGGAATATGACCGGGTATTTTCATCACAACCAAATTTACAAGGTAAAAGTGGATGGAAATGCCCAGTCGGTTTACTGGGTCAGAGGCGACGACAAGCACTTAATCGGGATTAACAAAGCAGAGGCCAGTTACATGGTCATTAAAGTAAAAAACAACCAGATAAAAGCCATTAACTACGTGGAACAGGCTTCGGAAACCATGTACCCCGAAAAAGATTTACCTCCGGAAGGCCGTATTTTAAAAGGCTTCTCGTGGATGGGAAAATGGCGGCCGCGTTCCAAATACGACATCTTCAGGAAACAGGAATAA
- a CDS encoding histidinol-phosphatase encodes MMINYQLHVHSDFSDGRAVPEDYVKKAVLLGFQALGFSEHSPLPFSTPFSLKAEKGDAYVRETARLKELYAGKIKLFRALEFDFVPGFSENFAFWRKKLLLDYAIGSVHLVRPDGDERLWFIDGPERKRYDDGLQQLFGGDIRKAVKTYFSQVNRMIETQPFEIVGHMDKIKMHNAGRFFREDEKWYRNLVTETLQLIKEKDLVVEINTRGKYKKRAQAFFPDGETLRQVKEMKIPVLISSDAHHPDELNLLVDEAANRLLEMGIRSVVFLKDGMWEEVPLI; translated from the coding sequence ATGATGATTAATTATCAGTTGCATGTACATTCTGATTTTTCGGATGGTCGTGCTGTTCCGGAAGATTATGTAAAAAAAGCAGTTTTATTGGGTTTTCAGGCACTTGGTTTCTCCGAACATTCTCCTTTACCTTTTTCTACTCCTTTTTCGCTTAAAGCAGAAAAAGGAGATGCCTATGTTCGTGAAACAGCCCGGTTAAAAGAACTTTATGCCGGCAAAATAAAGCTGTTCCGGGCGCTTGAATTTGATTTTGTTCCCGGTTTCTCCGAAAATTTTGCTTTCTGGCGTAAGAAACTTTTGCTCGATTATGCCATAGGCTCGGTACATCTGGTTCGGCCTGATGGCGATGAAAGGCTCTGGTTTATTGACGGACCGGAAAGAAAAAGGTATGACGATGGTTTACAGCAGCTCTTTGGCGGCGATATCCGGAAAGCAGTAAAAACCTATTTTTCTCAGGTGAATCGAATGATTGAAACCCAGCCGTTCGAAATTGTCGGGCATATGGATAAAATTAAGATGCACAATGCCGGACGTTTTTTTCGGGAAGATGAAAAATGGTACCGGAATCTGGTGACTGAAACCTTGCAGTTGATCAAAGAAAAAGATTTGGTGGTAGAGATAAATACGCGAGGGAAATACAAAAAACGGGCACAAGCCTTTTTCCCTGATGGAGAGACCTTGCGACAGGTAAAAGAGATGAAGATTCCGGTATTGATTTCGTCGGATGCCCATCATCCCGATGAGTTGAATCTGTTGGTGGACGAAGCAGCAAACCGCCTTTTGGAAATGGGGATCCGATCGGTGGTTTTTCTGAAAGATGGAATGTGGGAAGAAGTCCCTTTAATCTGA
- a CDS encoding type 1 glutamine amidotransferase, whose protein sequence is MQLFIFQHAAFEMPGFITDWAQQRKVDVQITRIFDHEAFPPPAKPDGLILLGGPMSIQDTARFPWLTQEKSFLKKWLKTGKPVMGICLGAQLLAELLGAKVYPNAQKEIGWFPVQKNAFSKHPLLNLFPENTLPAFHWHGETFDIPADAVSLFSSEATQNQAFVWNDQVFGLQFHWEVKPENVQLLIENGEEEINQEGIFIQSPEEMLHGLDFFDISRQLLFALLDFIFLSGKNKPVAGSR, encoded by the coding sequence ATGCAATTATTCATCTTTCAGCATGCTGCTTTTGAAATGCCGGGTTTTATTACTGACTGGGCACAACAAAGAAAGGTTGATGTTCAGATCACCCGGATTTTTGATCATGAAGCGTTTCCCCCTCCCGCGAAACCGGATGGCTTAATTTTGCTGGGAGGACCGATGAGCATTCAGGATACGGCCCGTTTTCCTTGGCTGACACAGGAAAAATCTTTCCTGAAAAAGTGGCTGAAAACCGGAAAACCCGTGATGGGAATCTGCCTTGGAGCCCAGTTGTTGGCCGAATTGCTCGGAGCAAAAGTTTATCCGAATGCACAAAAAGAAATCGGATGGTTCCCGGTACAAAAAAATGCTTTTTCGAAACATCCGCTTTTAAATTTGTTTCCTGAGAACACGTTACCGGCTTTTCACTGGCATGGCGAAACTTTTGATATTCCTGCAGATGCTGTTTCTCTGTTTTCTTCAGAAGCCACGCAAAATCAGGCTTTTGTTTGGAACGACCAGGTTTTTGGCCTGCAATTTCACTGGGAAGTAAAACCGGAAAATGTGCAGCTGTTGATCGAAAACGGCGAGGAAGAGATAAACCAAGAAGGGATATTTATTCAATCACCGGAAGAAATGTTGCATGGCCTGGATTTTTTTGACATATCACGCCAGTTGCTTTTTGCTTTGCTCGATTTTATTTTTCTTTCCGGAAAGAATAAACCCGTTGCCGGTTCCCGGTAA
- a CDS encoding MlaD family protein, with protein MKKITLIYIGATFILAIVIFVWGYNYLKGKDLFSKQMILYSRYHKIDGLVTANPVLINGKQVGSVNRIYFAPDHSGDLIVTFLIKDRFPIPKNTIARIVNATLLGAKSVDLKLGNSNQYVQSGDTLKGSVEVTLKDEVSSALAPMKARAERILSSADTLIKAMSELLSKETKGNLKESFHDVAGTLHNLNVSSAELKMMIGESRVHVTRTLANLDSLTGTLSSSRGDLKATITNLRSVSDSLSTADIAGTIREAKASLERVNRLLAKMNQGEGTIGQLMVNDSLYMELNKSVRDLDLLLKDMKENPHRYLKFSVF; from the coding sequence GTGAAAAAAATTACACTCATTTATATTGGCGCTACTTTTATTTTAGCAATCGTTATTTTTGTTTGGGGATATAATTACCTGAAAGGTAAAGATTTATTCTCAAAACAAATGATTTTGTACAGCCGTTATCATAAAATAGACGGTTTGGTAACCGCCAATCCGGTATTGATTAATGGTAAACAGGTAGGTTCGGTAAACCGAATTTATTTTGCTCCGGATCATTCGGGCGATCTGATTGTTACTTTTTTAATTAAAGATCGCTTTCCTATTCCTAAAAATACGATAGCCCGTATTGTGAATGCTACTTTGCTTGGAGCCAAATCGGTAGACCTGAAACTGGGCAATTCAAACCAGTATGTTCAAAGTGGCGATACCTTAAAGGGAAGTGTGGAAGTTACCCTGAAAGATGAGGTGAGTTCGGCACTGGCTCCCATGAAAGCAAGAGCTGAACGAATTTTGTCCAGTGCTGATACCCTGATCAAAGCCATGTCGGAATTGTTGTCGAAAGAAACCAAGGGAAACCTGAAAGAAAGTTTTCATGATGTGGCCGGTACATTACATAATCTGAATGTTTCCTCTGCCGAATTAAAGATGATGATCGGCGAAAGCCGGGTTCATGTCACCCGTACGCTGGCCAATCTTGATTCGCTGACAGGTACGCTGAGCAGCAGCCGGGGCGATTTAAAAGCAACAATTACAAACCTTCGGTCGGTTAGTGATTCTCTTTCTACGGCAGATATTGCCGGAACTATCCGCGAAGCAAAAGCCTCGCTGGAACGGGTTAATCGTTTACTTGCTAAAATGAATCAGGGAGAAGGAACCATTGGCCAGCTGATGGTGAACGACAGCCTGTACATGGAGCTGAACAAATCGGTACGAGACCTGGATTTGCTTTTAAAAGACATGAAAGAAAATCCGCATCGGTATTTGAAATTTTCTGTTTTTTAG
- a CDS encoding endonuclease/exonuclease/phosphatase family protein has protein sequence MKKFFKGLLFVVLFIVILFVGFLVYITLTDYHPAKVVNLMQQANATIEPVDKDTFNLMTWNIGYAGLGAEMDFFYDGGKKVRPPKKMVEKYLKGIEHFVSSHDSIDFWFVQEVDQHSHRSYNINEVKAISKAKKGSHAIFAYNYKCKFVPVPWYDPLGAVKGGLMTFTDYPYDEAVRYAYPLIAPWPQKLFLLDRCFILTRFPLANGKDLVIMNTHNSAYIYDSLLRVKELNILKNKMLEEYSKGNYVIAGGDWNANPPHFKPKGNYDGNRFVPTKVQMSDKTFPPSWKWAYDATAPSNRQNYQPFVKGENGTTTIDYFVLSPNVKLVRVKTIDLNFADSDHNPVYMKVVLKQ, from the coding sequence ATGAAAAAATTTTTCAAAGGTCTTTTGTTTGTTGTCCTTTTTATAGTGATTTTATTTGTCGGTTTTCTGGTTTACATTACACTTACCGATTATCATCCGGCAAAAGTGGTTAACCTTATGCAACAAGCGAATGCTACAATTGAACCTGTTGATAAAGATACGTTTAATCTGATGACCTGGAATATCGGCTATGCCGGGTTGGGGGCTGAAATGGATTTCTTTTATGATGGAGGGAAAAAAGTTCGTCCGCCCAAAAAAATGGTGGAAAAATATTTAAAAGGAATAGAACATTTTGTTTCGTCACACGATTCCATTGATTTTTGGTTTGTTCAGGAAGTGGACCAGCATTCCCATCGTTCGTATAATATTAATGAGGTAAAAGCCATTTCGAAGGCCAAAAAGGGAAGCCATGCCATTTTTGCGTACAATTACAAATGTAAATTTGTTCCGGTACCGTGGTATGACCCGCTGGGAGCAGTAAAAGGCGGACTCATGACTTTTACAGACTATCCTTACGATGAAGCGGTACGATATGCTTATCCGCTGATTGCCCCCTGGCCGCAAAAACTGTTTTTGCTCGACCGTTGTTTTATTCTTACCCGTTTTCCGTTGGCCAACGGAAAAGATTTGGTGATAATGAATACCCATAATTCGGCTTATATTTATGATAGTTTGTTGCGGGTAAAAGAATTGAACATCCTGAAAAATAAAATGCTGGAAGAATATTCTAAAGGAAATTATGTCATTGCCGGAGGCGACTGGAATGCCAATCCGCCGCATTTTAAACCCAAGGGAAATTATGATGGAAACCGGTTTGTGCCTACAAAGGTGCAAATGAGCGACAAAACTTTTCCGCCATCGTGGAAATGGGCGTATGATGCTACGGCACCCAGCAACCGACAAAACTATCAACCGTTTGTGAAAGGCGAAAACGGAACAACGACCATCGATTATTTTGTTCTTTCGCCTAACGTGAAACTTGTTCGTGTAAAAACCATTGATTTGAATTTTGCCGACAGTGATCACAATCCGGTTTATATGAAAGTGGTTTTAAAACAGTAG
- a CDS encoding N-acetylmuramoyl-L-alanine amidase family protein, which yields MTIFANIGSILKQGLIKRGLFLWIVLSMVFYSGSPVFAQRGVKISTVVIDAGHGGKDPGASGKHTKEKNVTLAIALKLGYYIHHYMPDVRVIYTRKTDRFIPLYKRAEIANKNHADIFISIHCNSNLSSRPYGAETYVLGLHKNEANLEVAQKENASILYEDNPKEYDGFDNSPESYISLSLFQSPYLKESLDLANKIEQQMRAVAGRKARGVFQAGFLVLWRTTMPSVLIETGFLSNPKEEAFLASSKGQTKIAYAIYRAFKAYKTEFERENAVHHPTTSVSHQSAGKGTSGTRVEYRVQFYTSSRAVPVSSSRFRGISSVTYYKQNGLYKYTAGHFSSLSQAVSYQYALRKKGFKDAFVVAFSQNRRISLSQAKKLKKK from the coding sequence ATGACAATTTTTGCAAATATAGGGTCTATATTGAAACAAGGTCTTATCAAACGAGGCCTTTTCTTATGGATTGTCCTGAGTATGGTTTTTTATTCGGGAAGTCCTGTTTTTGCCCAGCGGGGAGTTAAGATTTCTACTGTGGTGATTGATGCGGGACACGGCGGAAAAGATCCCGGTGCTTCCGGAAAACATACCAAGGAGAAAAATGTTACCCTGGCCATTGCCTTGAAATTGGGCTATTATATCCATCATTACATGCCGGATGTCCGGGTGATTTATACCCGCAAAACCGACCGCTTTATCCCTTTATACAAACGTGCCGAAATTGCCAATAAAAATCATGCGGATATTTTTATTTCTATTCATTGTAATTCCAATCTGAGTTCCCGACCTTATGGAGCTGAAACCTATGTCCTCGGTTTGCATAAAAATGAAGCCAATCTGGAAGTAGCCCAAAAAGAAAATGCTTCCATTTTGTATGAAGATAATCCAAAAGAATATGATGGTTTTGATAATTCTCCGGAATCATATATTTCTTTAAGCCTGTTTCAAAGTCCGTATTTGAAAGAGAGTTTGGATTTGGCCAATAAAATTGAACAGCAAATGCGTGCGGTAGCCGGCAGAAAAGCGCGGGGTGTTTTTCAGGCGGGTTTTTTGGTGTTGTGGCGAACGACGATGCCCAGTGTTTTGATCGAAACCGGTTTTTTGAGTAATCCGAAAGAGGAAGCTTTTTTAGCTTCATCAAAAGGACAGACAAAAATTGCGTATGCGATTTACCGGGCTTTTAAAGCGTATAAAACCGAATTCGAAAGAGAAAATGCAGTTCATCATCCAACCACTTCCGTTTCACATCAAAGTGCAGGAAAAGGAACTTCCGGTACCCGGGTTGAATATCGGGTGCAGTTTTATACTTCATCCCGTGCTGTGCCGGTTTCGTCGTCAAGATTCAGGGGAATATCATCGGTAACGTATTATAAACAAAATGGTTTGTATAAATATACTGCCGGCCATTTTTCCAGCCTTTCACAGGCCGTATCTTATCAATATGCGTTGCGAAAAAAAGGTTTTAAGGATGCTTTTGTGGTTGCATTTTCCCAAAACAGGCGCATCAGTTTGTCGCAGGCGAAGAAACTAAAAAAGAAATAG